In the genome of Variovorax sp. PAMC26660, the window GCCGCGCCGCTTCGTACACGCGCGGATGGCGTTCGCTGATCGGCTGCACCTGGTCGTCGGCGGACAGCCGCATGTTTCGCAGCAGCACCTCGGAGACATTCAGCACGCCCCCCGCGCCCTTGTTGAGCCGGATGGTGTCGTAGAACAGGTAAGTGGCCATGTCGCGTCCTCAGGCAATGGGCAGGCCGCGTCGCGCGGCCCAGTGTTGCGGGCGGCGGCCGCGTGCGCTCAGGGCACCGGCGATCACCGCCGCGATCAGCCCCGAGGTTGCGAAGGGGCCCCAGCCGAGGATGGGACCGCGCATGAACGGCACGTACGCAGCCAGCAGCACCAGCGCCGAGAGATACGCACCCGACAGCCCGCGGTGCGGATCGACCGCCTTGTCGATCAGGCGAAAGCCCGCCGAGATCGCAAAGCCCAGCATCAGCGGACCCAGCAGCCCGAAGTCGAAATACGCCGTGGTGAACGGCGGCAGCGACAGGTTGCTCTGCGAGAAATTCCCAAGGATGGCCGACCAGCCCAGCGGATCGAAGTCCGGGAACATCTTCAGGTCGCGCGGCAGGAAGAACGAGAAAGCCGAGAGCAGGTAGCGCCCGAAGCCAAGATCCGGAATGGGCGCGCGCTCCAGAATGCCGGCCACGACGAACATGGCGTCGAAGTCCTGGCTGTAGGGAAAGGTCGAGAGCCCTTCGCCCCAGAAATTCCCGCGCGAGAACAGGTTCAGCACCGGCCCCAGACCCGCGATGGCGCCGAAGATCAGCGAGGCCAGCAACCAGCGCCGCCTCCGGCCGAAGCCATGGATGAACAGCGGCAACAGGCCGATCAGCAGGATCTGCCGCGCCGTGTTGACCGGGTTCGCCGCGACGGCGGCCAGCGCAAGCGCCAGACCGGCCGCGCACCACGCCCACAGCGTCTGCCGGCGAAACGCGTGGATGGCCAGCGCCACGAAGCACATCAGCACCACGAGCTTGGGCAGCGTCGAATAGACGATGTAGTCGACCGGCACACTGTCGTCGTCGCCCAGAATGCCGCGCGCCACGAAGTTCAGGTCGGGCCGGATGAAGAGCGCGGCGAACGCGGCGAGCGAACAGCTCAACAGCAGCAGGAAGGGGTGGGCCACGCCGACCGCATGCGTATTGAACAGGCCGCCCGCGCGCGAAGCGGGCAGGTCGCGCACGCCGATCCGCGCGGCCTCCACGCCCGCCATGTACAGCAGCAGGAGCATCAGCGCCTGCGTGTGCGCGGCCGAGCCGATCACGCCGGTGTCCCAGAACTCGACGTCGTGGGCGATCTGCATCGCCGGCGCCAGCGAGAAGTAGGTCAGGATCGTGGCGTAGTGGATCAGCAGGAACACGCTGGCACCCGAGGCGCCGAGCAGCACAAGCTGCACCAGCGACACCGCGAACACGGCCGCGTAGCCCCACACCGGATCGACCAGCCCGGCGAGCAGTGCGCAAGCGATGCCGAACCAGAAAACGAGGGTTCTCATGATGTGGGCTCCGGCGCTCAGGCCTCGATGCTCATGGGCGTGTGATACCCGTGGCGCTGAAGCAGCGCCTGGCGCTTGGCCAGTTCCAGGTCGGCACCGACCATTTCGCAAATCATCTGGTCCAGCGTGATCTCGGGCACCCACCCCAGGTCGTCGGCCGCCTTCGACGGATCGCCGCACAGCGTTTCGACCTCTGCCGGCCTGAAGTAGCGCGGGTCCACGCGCACCAGCACGTCGCCCACGCAGACGGCCGGCGCGTCGTCGCCGTCGATCGCGCAAACAATGGCGACTTCGTCCAGACCGCTGCCCTCGAACACCAGCGAAATGCCGAGCTGCTTTGCCGCCTTGCTGACGAAATCTCGGATGCTGTACTGCACGCCCGTGGCAATCACATAGTCGACCGCCGTCGGCTGCTGGAGCATCAGCCACTGCATGCGCACATAGTCCTTGGCGTGGCCCCAGTCGCGCAGCGCGTTCATGTTGCCCAGAAAGAGACACTGCTCCAGACCCTGCGCAACGTTGGCCAGTCCGCGCGTGACCTTTCTGGTCACGAAGGTCTCGCCACGGCGGGGACTCTCATGGTTGAAAAGGATGCCGTTGCACGCGTAGATGCCATAGGCCTCGCGGTAGTTCTTGGTGATCCAGTAGGCATAGAGCTTGGCCGCGCCGTACGGGCTGCGCGGGTAGAACGGCGTCGCCTCGCTCTGGCGGCCCTCCTGCACCAGTCCGTAAAGCTCGCTCGTGCTGGCCTGGTAGAAGCGCGTCCTGGATTGCAGGCCGAGCAACCGGATCGCTTCGAGCAGCCGCAAGGTGCCCAGCGCATTGATGTCGGCCGTGTACTCCGGGCTTTCGAAGCTCACGGCCACGTGGCTTTGGGCGCCCAGGTTGTAGATTTCGTCGGGCTGCACCTCCTGCACGATCCGCGTGAGATTGCTGCCGTCCGAAAGATCGCCGTGGTGCAGGTGCAGATGGCGCTCTGTCTTCGTGTGCACATCCGAGTAGAGGTGGTCGATGCGTCCCGTGTTGAACTGCGACGACCGCCGCTTGATGCCATGCACCTCGTAGCCCTTGGCGATCAGAAGCTCCGCCAGGTACGAGCCATCCTGGCCCGTGATGCCGGTGATGAGTGCGCGCTTAGACATGTGCGGCCTCTTGGGTGTTGGCAGCGACTCCCTGTGCCAACTGGTAGTCCGCATAGGTGCGCCGCAGCCCCTCGGCCAGAGGCATCGTCGGCCGCCAGCCGATGGTCGCGGCGCGCGACACGTCGAGCAGCTTGCGCGGTGCGCCATCGGGCTGCGCCAGGTCGTAGCGGATGCTGCCTTCGTAGCCCACGACCTCGCGGATCAGCTCGGTCAGCTCGGCGATGGAGACGTCTTCGCCGGTGCCCAGGTTGATGTGGCCGCGCATCGGGTCGGTGTGCTGCTCGTAGGCACCGCGCGAGAGGTTCATCACGTCCAGGCAGCCTTCGACCATGTCGTCGACATACAGGAACTCGCGTCGCGCACGGCCGCTGCCCCAGATCAGCACGGTGGGCGCCTTGCCGATCTTGGCCAGGTGAAAGCGCTGGATCAGCGCCGGCACCACATGGCTGTTCTCCAGGTGGTAGTTGTCGCCGGGGCCGTACAGGTTGCTCGGCATCACGCTGCGGTAGTCGATGCCGTGGGTGGCGCCGTACTGCCGGTTGTAGCTTTCGCACAGCTTGATGCCGGCGATCTTGGCAATGGCGTACGGCTCGTTGGTCGGCTCCAGCTTGCCGGCGAGCAGGGCGTCTTCGCGGATCGGCTGGTCGGCCAGGCGCGGATAGATGCAGCTCGAACCCAGGAACAGCAGCCGCTTGACGTTGGCAAGAAAAGCCTGGTGCGTGACGTTGGCCGCGATCACCAGGTTTTCGTAGATGAACTGCGCGGGGTAGGTCATGTTGGCGTGGATGCCGCCGACCTTGGCCGCTGCCAGGTAGACCTGGTCGATGGGCTCGGTCGCGAAGAAGCGTGCAACCGCCGCCTGGTCCAGCAGGTCGAGTTCCGCACGGCTGCGCGTGACGACCTCATGGCCCTGTTCGCCCAGCCGCCTTGCCAGCGTCTGGCCCACCATTCCGCGATGACCTGCAACAAAGATACGCATATGTGCTTTCGGTGAAGGGGTTGATCGGACAGGCGCCGCCTAGCGGGAGCCGTGTGCGCCGAACACGACGCGGAAGGTCTTCAGAACGATCACGAGGTCGCGCAACACGGACAGCGTGGCGACGTACTCGGCGTCCATCGCGGCGCGGCGGCGGTAGCTCACCTCGTTGCGGCCGCTGATCTGCCACAGGCCGGTGATACCGGGTCGCACGGCGCAGTAGTGGTCCCAGTAGTTCCCGTACAGGTACTTCTGGGCAAACATGCAGGGGCGCGGCCCCACCATGCTCATGTCGCCCTTGAGCACGTTCCAGAACTGCGGAAATTCGTCGATGCTGTATTTGCGCAGGAAGGCGCCGAAGCGGGTGATGCGCGGGTCGTGCTCCAGCTTCTGGAAGACCGTCCATTCGAGCCGCGCCACCGGGTTGTCGCGCAGGTGGCGGGCCAGCACCGCATCGGCGTCGGGCACCATCGAGCGGAACTTGTAGAACCGAAAGACCCTGCCGTCCTTGCCGTAGCGCGGCTGCATGTAGATGGCGGGGCCGCCGGATGTGAACAGCACGCCGATCCATATCAGCGCATAGGCCCAGCCGAAGAACAGGAAGAACGAGCCGGCCATCAGGATGTCCACCGCGCGCTTGCTGGCCTGGAGCAGCCGCGAGCCACCGACCGGAGTGGCAGCTGCAACGGCTGGCGCAGCGCGGTCGGGCCGCGCGGGCGATGCCGTGGGTGTGCCCGAGCGCAGCGTGTTCATGACGGCACCTGCTCCGGGTCGATGCGCGCCGCTGCCCCGTTGGCCAGGCCCAGCGGGCGATCGCGGAAATGCGCAACGCCGTAGCCATAGCCGTAACTGCGGCTGCCGTTGTGCCGCAGGCTGGTGTCCAGCCCGTTGAAGACGACGCCGTGGAACGAAGCGCCCACATGCGCCAGCCGCTTGGCGCTTTCGTGCAGCTCGCCCATTTCGCTGTCGCCGGCGCGCGCCACCAGCAGCAGCGTGCCCATCGAAGGCGCCATCGCGGCGGTCTCCGATGCAAGCAGCGTGGGCGGCGCGTCCACCACCACCACGTCGTAGCGCGCGGAGAGCGTGGCCAGCGTCTGCGCAAAGGCGTCGCTGGTCAGCATGCCGGCCGGATCGCGCGGCAACTCGCCGGTGGTCAGGACGTCCAGATGCGGCAGCACCAGCGGATGGATCGCCTGCTCGATCCGCAGGCTGCCGGCCAGCACGTCCGACAGGCCGCCGTGTCGGTCCAGCCCGAACTGGCTGCACAGGTTGCCGCGGCGCAGGTCGGCATCGACCAGCAGCACGCGCTTGCCCGAAGACGCCAGCACCGCCGCGAAGTTGGCCGACACGAAGGTCTTGCCCGCACCGGGCGTGGCACTTGAAATCAATATGCGGTTGTTCGGTGCGCCGAGCATCACGAACTTGAGCGCCGTGCGCAGCCTGCGCAAGCCTTCCAGCGCCAGGTCGTCCGGATACTGCGCGGCCAGCAGCTTCACGCCGGGCCGGCCGTTCAGGATGGCGCGGTCGAGCACGCGCTGCTGCGGACTCAGCGTGATCGTGCTGTAGACGTCGAGCCCGGTCAGCGCCTCGATCTCCGCCGGGCTGCCGATGGACTTCTTCAGCGTCTTGCGCAGCAGCGCTGTGAGCACGCCCAGAAAGAGCCCGGCCGCCAGCGACAGCACCATGACGATCAACGCCTTGGGCCGGATCGGCTTTTCGGGCAGCAGCGCCTGGTCGACCACGCGCACGTTGCCGACCTTGCCTTCCTTGGCCAGCCGCATCTGCAGCGAGCTGTTCAGCAGCGAGGCGTACAGGTCGGTGTTGACCTTGATGTCGCGCTGCATGCGCAGCGAGTTCTGCTGCAGCATGGGCATGCGGCGGATGCGCCCGTCCACGCCGCCCAGTTCCTTCTTGAGCGAGGCGATCTGCGTGTCCAGCGTCATCACGGCGGGGTGCGCGGCGGTGAAGCGGCCGACAAGGTCCAGGCGCTTTTGCTTGGCGTCCAGCAGCTTGGCCTGCAGGTCCACGCTTTGCGACAGCGCATTGCGGGCCTCGTCGTCCAGGCTGATGGTGCCGTTCAGGTTGCGGTACTGGTTGTAGCTGTCTTCCGACTGTTCGAGCTGCTGCTTGAACTTGGGCAGCTCGGTGCCCAGAAAGGCCAGCGCGCGCTCGGCCTGCGCCGTCTTCTGGTCGATGTTCTGACGCACATACAGGCGCGAGATTTCGTTGAGCACATCGGCCAACTGCATGCGGTTGCCGGCTTGCAGGCTGATGTCCAGCACGCCCGACTGCTTGCCTTTCTCGATCACGCGCAGGTCGTTCTGCAGCCCGAGCAGGGTGAGCTGCTTGGAGTTGCGCACCAGCTCGAAGGCACCGCCGGGTTCGGCCTCGAAAGAGCCCACCAGCAGGTGCAGGGCACCGCCGGGAATGCTGGCGTCCAGCGGCACGCCCACCGTTCCCTGCAGTGGCGTTTCAAGGCCCGACTGGGTCAGCGTGTAGTTGCCGCCGGTGCCCGCGACCAGCAGGAAACGCTTTCCCTCGAAGGCCGGTGGCACGTCCATCTGCGCGACCGTGATCCGCTCGGTGCCGCTGACATAGTTGCCAAGGCCCAGGAACCCCGGCGTGGAAAGCGCCTTCGAGTGCCGCGCAATGAACGCGCCCACCAGCGGCAGGTAGTGCGGCTGCGCCGTGATGTACAGCTTGGTGTTTTCCATCGCCTGCCCGAGCACCATGCGTGACCTCAATATTTCGGTTTCGCCGGCGGTGGGCGTCTTCACGTTCAGGCCGCCGGTGGCTGCCGAGTCACCCGGAAAGTTGCCAGCCGAGCGGTCGGCGTCCTCGACCTGGATCAGCAGGTTGGCCTCGTACACGCGCGGTGCGAGCAGCGCGTAGGCGCTGCCCAGCAGCAGCACCAGTGCAGTGATGCCCGCGATCAGCCAGCGGCTGTCGATCAGGATGTCCAGGTATTCCTGGAACCTCGAGTGCTGGGGCCAGACGGGTTCCGCGCCCGGAGGTGCGGGAAGCAGGGGTTGCCAACGCGCGTTCATGGGTTTCACCTTTTCGTGTTGCGGGGTCGGGCACTCACCGCCGGGCGGTGTCGCGGCTGAGGTTGACGACCTGGGCCGCCGGAAGAATCAGGCTGACGACGCGGTTCCACGTCACCAGCGGCACGTGGTCCACGTAGACGACGTCGCGCGGCTGCAGCTCGAAGCGATCGGCCAGCGCCAGCGCCACCGGGTTCTTCGCGTTGAGGTTGAAGATCAGCTGCGTGTCCAGGTCGTCGGGTGCGTTGCGCACCACGTAGATCTGGCCGGGGTCCGACGACAGCAGGTCGGGCCCGCCCGCGTCACCCAGCGCTTCGTTCAGGCTGAGCCGGCCGTTGCGCATCTGCAGCGCGGACGGCGCCCTGACTTCGCCCATCACGTAGACCCGGCTGTCCTCGCGGGTGCCGACGTTCACGATGTCGCCGTTCTGCAGCGGAATGCGGTTGCCGTCGGCGCCGAAGCTCTGCAGCAGCGGCAGGTCGATCACCGTCGTGCGGTTGCCGCGCGTCAGCGTCACGCGGGAGCGGTCGCCGATCTGGGTGAAGCTGCCGGCCCGGCTGATGGCCTCCGACAGCGTCATCGGGATGTCGGTGAAGATCTGCAGGCCCGGTGTGCGGACTTCGCCCTGCACATAGGCGCGCTGGCTGCGGAACGACTGGATGCGCACCGTGACCTGCGGCTCCTTGATGAAGGCCTTGATGCGCCGCGCAATCAGCTCCGACGCGCCGCTTTCGGTCAGCCCCTGCAGCTTGGTGCGCCCGATATACGGAAAGCTGATCTCGCCGTTCGCGCCGACGATGAAGCCCGGCGCCACGCTGACGCCGGTCGGGTCGGTCTGCTGCGCGATGACCGCGCCGGCATTCGGCAGCAGTTCGGGATGGTCGTACACGATGATGCCGACCACGTCCCCCGGCCCGATGGTGTAGACCGGCGGCGCGGCAAACAGGCGCTGCACGTCTTCGGGCACCGTCTTGGGCCGCTGCGCGATCTGCGCGCGGATCAGGTCGGGCGTGATGGAGATGATCTTTCCGCCGTCGCCACCCGTGGATGGCGTTGCACCCGCGTTGCCCGATGCGCCGTTGTTGAAGTTCAGCGGCCCCGGTGTCCCGAAACCCGGCGCACAGCCGCACAGGCCGAGCGACAGCAGCATCGCCAGGGCCAGCCACCGGAAACGGTGCTCGGCCAGGGCAAGGGTGGAGAGCGTGCGCGTGCCGCGTGACGGCTTCGCTGGATCGATGCGTTGCATGGAAATCTCCTTGACGGCCGGGAACCGGTACTGGCGGGGGGTCATGGCGCGGCCCAGGTGGTGGGCATGGCGCGCCCGGCACCGGCGAGCGGGCGGCTCTGGCTTCGCCGCTCCGTGCTGGTGCCGAAACAGCGGTCGGTGACCCAGTCGCCGACGGACTGGAGGAACAACTGCTGTCCCTTCGCCGTGCAGACGGTGTGGTCCACCTCCCGCATGAATTCGTAGTGCAGCGACTGCGCAAAGGCTTCGTTCCGGAACGGGCCGAGCTGGTCGCGGTCACGGTCGCAGACATGCAGCGAGCCGGAATACAGCATCTGCATCGCCACCTTGCGCTCTGCAAGCTGCGCCATGGTGGTGGCGAACCACGCGGCGGTGACCGCGGGCGATATGGATTCGGTGAAGAAGCCCGGCAGCGGCCTGGCCGCCTGCGTGCGCAGCAGATGGCGCTTGAACCAGCGCACGGCCTTGCCCGCGAACGACGGATGCACGGGCGCGGCCAGCGCGCGGCGCACCGTGCGCTCCCAGCGCACGCGCCGCTGCGGAAAGGCAAAGCCGTCGAACATCGAGATGCCGATGACGCGCGCATCCGCCGCGGCGGTCGACATGGCGTGCTCCGCACCCGAACACATGCCGACGATCACGAACTGCCGGATGCCCAGCGTGGCTTCCATCAGGTCCATGCCGGCCTGCAGGTCGTGCACCGCGCGGGTTTGCAGGTCGGGCGCGTTGTCGAGCGCATCGCTGTCGCCCACGCCGCCCAGGTCCAGCCGCAGGCTGCTCACGCCGCGCGCGGCCAAGGCATGCGCCAGCTTGACGTTGATGCGGCGCGGTCCCACGCGATGGTTGGCGCCCATATTGAGCATCAGGCAGGCGACCGGGGCGGGCGCGTGCCGCGCGGGGGTGGTAACCATGCCCACCAGCGAGCCGCCGCGGCCGAAGCGGACCGGGCTTTGCGTCATGTCATTCATGGAGAGCCCCTTGCAGACGGTTGAGCGCATCGGACGGAACCATGGCGCTGTTGGGATACGGGTCGGAGGTCCAGTCCAGCCTGTGCTTGAAATAGGCCAGCCGCACCGGCATGTGGCGCGACTGCTGGCTCGCGGCCCACTGCGCGGTGTGCTCGTCTTCGGGCGGTGCCAGCACCAGCGTGTCGTGCAGCGCCGTGAGCGGCAGCGCGTCGGGCGTGAGGGCCGCGAGTTGCGCGCGCAACGCGGGCGACAGCGATGCGCCCAGCGCTTCTTCGGGCAACGCGGCAGGTTCGCTTTCGAGGCTGCGGCGCCATGCGGTGTCGGGAATGCAGAACGAGGCATCGACCGCCGCCACGTGCTGCTCGCGCAGAAAGCGCGCATAGCGCCGGCCGTCGATCACCGGCTCCCACAGCACCAGCCGCACCGGGTCGCAGCGCCCGTTGCGTGCGGCCAGCACCGCGAGCGTGGCGCCCAGGCGCGCACCGATCCACACGATGCGCGCGTGAGGCGCACGCCGGCGCAGCTCTTCGTGCGCGGAGCACAGGTCGCGGCGCCAGCCGTCGAACTCGCCCTGGCTTTCGTCGCCGGGCGAATCGCCCGAGCCGTAGAAATCGAAGCGCAGCGTGGCAATGCCGCTGCGCGCCAGGCGCTCGGCCAGCACCTTGAAGAAGCGGTGGGTGCGCAGGCCTTCCGGGCCGAAGGGCGGGCAGACCAGCACGGCGGTGTCGCCGTCCTGCGCCTGCTCGGCGGGATGGAACAGCCCGAAGACCTGGCGCGATGCCGGCCCGAACATGAGCGCGAGCGGGTTCATGCGCAGGCCTCCGTCAGGGAGCGCGGTGCGGTGGCGCGGATGTTCGTCTCGCGCCACTCCGCGAGCGACCCCACGCTGTCCATGCGGGAAGGCGCCGGGCCCAGAACCAGCCACAGGATACGGCCGGCCATCGGCAGCTCGATGCTGCGGCAGTCCGGCGTAATGCCCACTTCGAAGCTGTCCGATGGCACCAGCAGGCCCACGCCGATGGCTTTCAGGCAGGCCTCCTTGCGGGTCCAGCAGGTCAGAAAGGCCTGGTCGCGTTCGCGCGCGGGCAGGGCAGCCAGTGCCTCGTTCTCGCGCGGCGTGAAGTGCCGCGCGGCGAGCGCCGGCGCATCGGGCACCGCGCGCAACTGCTCAACGTCCGCGCCCAGCGGCCCGCGCCCGCCGATGGCGATCAGCGCCAGCGAGCGGCTGTGGCTCATCGAAAAGCGGGTGCGCGGGCAGCCCGACAGCGAGGGCTTGCCGAAGGCGCCGGTGGCGAAATGCAGGGCCTCGGCCCGCAGGCCCGCATGCTCGGCCAGCGCCTGGCGCAGCGCGATGTGCGAGGCCACGAACCGCTGCCGGTCGGCGGCAAAGCGGAAGGCGGCGGCACGCGCCCGCTCTTCGTCCGACAGGATCTGCGCCGGCAGCAGGTCGGTGAAGCTGTCCAGGTCGACATACCGGCACACCGGTGCGTCGATGGAAAGGGCGGATGCGAGGTGTCCCATGATCGATCACCCCTTGCGCAGCCAGCCGCCGAAGGCACGCCCCAGCAGGCCGCTGCCGTGGCTGCCGCGTGCCGCGGCCGCAGCGCCATCGAGCGGCAGGCCCTGCAGTTCCGACGGCATGCTGTCGGGCCCCGTGCTGCGCGGCGAGGCGCCGATCTGGCCCAGGTTCTCGAACAGATAGCGGCGCGGCTCCACGCGGTAGCCGAGCAGCAATTCGGTCTGCTGCACGGCGCGCAGCACCAGCAGCGAATCGCCGCCGAGGTCGAAGAAGTTGTCGTTCGCGCGGATGTCGTTGACGTCGATGCCGATCACACCGGCCCAGATCTGCGCGAGCTGCGCATGCGCCGGGTTCAGCAGGCTCTGCTGCGGCTTTTTCGCGCCCGGCACTGCGGTGGCTGCGTGCGCTGTATCGACCGCCGCGAGCTTTTGCAGGTAGGCCGCGCTGGTGGAGCCCTCGGCGCTGGCGATGTAATCGAGCGTCGCCTCGGGCCGGTCGGCAACCCGGCGCAGCAGTTCGAGATAACGCTCGCGCAACTGTGCCCCGGTCTCGCGCAGGTACACGTCGGCGTTGTAGATCAGCGCGCCTTCGAGCCCGTGCGACTTGTCCATCAGCCACACGCCGATGTCGTCGGTGGCGCCGCGCTGCATCAGGTGCATCTGCCGGGTCTGCAGGCTGCCGATGCGGCGCGAGCGGTCGCGCGCGTCCTGGAACGAGAACATCGACTGGTAGGGCCCGGAAGTGCGCATCTGAGCGCCAAGGCCCGTCTCGGCCGTCAGGCGCTCGAAGGGCACCTGCTGGTAGTTC includes:
- the gmd gene encoding GDP-mannose 4,6-dehydratase; this encodes MSKRALITGITGQDGSYLAELLIAKGYEVHGIKRRSSQFNTGRIDHLYSDVHTKTERHLHLHHGDLSDGSNLTRIVQEVQPDEIYNLGAQSHVAVSFESPEYTADINALGTLRLLEAIRLLGLQSRTRFYQASTSELYGLVQEGRQSEATPFYPRSPYGAAKLYAYWITKNYREAYGIYACNGILFNHESPRRGETFVTRKVTRGLANVAQGLEQCLFLGNMNALRDWGHAKDYVRMQWLMLQQPTAVDYVIATGVQYSIRDFVSKAAKQLGISLVFEGSGLDEVAIVCAIDGDDAPAVCVGDVLVRVDPRYFRPAEVETLCGDPSKAADDLGWVPEITLDQMICEMVGADLELAKRQALLQRHGYHTPMSIEA
- a CDS encoding GDP-L-fucose synthase family protein → MRIFVAGHRGMVGQTLARRLGEQGHEVVTRSRAELDLLDQAAVARFFATEPIDQVYLAAAKVGGIHANMTYPAQFIYENLVIAANVTHQAFLANVKRLLFLGSSCIYPRLADQPIREDALLAGKLEPTNEPYAIAKIAGIKLCESYNRQYGATHGIDYRSVMPSNLYGPGDNYHLENSHVVPALIQRFHLAKIGKAPTVLIWGSGRARREFLYVDDMVEGCLDVMNLSRGAYEQHTDPMRGHINLGTGEDVSIAELTELIREVVGYEGSIRYDLAQPDGAPRKLLDVSRAATIGWRPTMPLAEGLRRTYADYQLAQGVAANTQEAAHV
- a CDS encoding sugar transferase; translation: MNTLRSGTPTASPARPDRAAPAVAAATPVGGSRLLQASKRAVDILMAGSFFLFFGWAYALIWIGVLFTSGGPAIYMQPRYGKDGRVFRFYKFRSMVPDADAVLARHLRDNPVARLEWTVFQKLEHDPRITRFGAFLRKYSIDEFPQFWNVLKGDMSMVGPRPCMFAQKYLYGNYWDHYCAVRPGITGLWQISGRNEVSYRRRAAMDAEYVATLSVLRDLVIVLKTFRVVFGAHGSR
- a CDS encoding polysaccharide biosynthesis tyrosine autokinase, producing the protein MNARWQPLLPAPPGAEPVWPQHSRFQEYLDILIDSRWLIAGITALVLLLGSAYALLAPRVYEANLLIQVEDADRSAGNFPGDSAATGGLNVKTPTAGETEILRSRMVLGQAMENTKLYITAQPHYLPLVGAFIARHSKALSTPGFLGLGNYVSGTERITVAQMDVPPAFEGKRFLLVAGTGGNYTLTQSGLETPLQGTVGVPLDASIPGGALHLLVGSFEAEPGGAFELVRNSKQLTLLGLQNDLRVIEKGKQSGVLDISLQAGNRMQLADVLNEISRLYVRQNIDQKTAQAERALAFLGTELPKFKQQLEQSEDSYNQYRNLNGTISLDDEARNALSQSVDLQAKLLDAKQKRLDLVGRFTAAHPAVMTLDTQIASLKKELGGVDGRIRRMPMLQQNSLRMQRDIKVNTDLYASLLNSSLQMRLAKEGKVGNVRVVDQALLPEKPIRPKALIVMVLSLAAGLFLGVLTALLRKTLKKSIGSPAEIEALTGLDVYSTITLSPQQRVLDRAILNGRPGVKLLAAQYPDDLALEGLRRLRTALKFVMLGAPNNRILISSATPGAGKTFVSANFAAVLASSGKRVLLVDADLRRGNLCSQFGLDRHGGLSDVLAGSLRIEQAIHPLVLPHLDVLTTGELPRDPAGMLTSDAFAQTLATLSARYDVVVVDAPPTLLASETAAMAPSMGTLLLVARAGDSEMGELHESAKRLAHVGASFHGVVFNGLDTSLRHNGSRSYGYGYGVAHFRDRPLGLANGAAARIDPEQVPS
- a CDS encoding polysaccharide biosynthesis/export family protein encodes the protein MQRIDPAKPSRGTRTLSTLALAEHRFRWLALAMLLSLGLCGCAPGFGTPGPLNFNNGASGNAGATPSTGGDGGKIISITPDLIRAQIAQRPKTVPEDVQRLFAAPPVYTIGPGDVVGIIVYDHPELLPNAGAVIAQQTDPTGVSVAPGFIVGANGEISFPYIGRTKLQGLTESGASELIARRIKAFIKEPQVTVRIQSFRSQRAYVQGEVRTPGLQIFTDIPMTLSEAISRAGSFTQIGDRSRVTLTRGNRTTVIDLPLLQSFGADGNRIPLQNGDIVNVGTREDSRVYVMGEVRAPSALQMRNGRLSLNEALGDAGGPDLLSSDPGQIYVVRNAPDDLDTQLIFNLNAKNPVALALADRFELQPRDVVYVDHVPLVTWNRVVSLILPAAQVVNLSRDTARR
- a CDS encoding serine aminopeptidase domain-containing protein translates to MNPLALMFGPASRQVFGLFHPAEQAQDGDTAVLVCPPFGPEGLRTHRFFKVLAERLARSGIATLRFDFYGSGDSPGDESQGEFDGWRRDLCSAHEELRRRAPHARIVWIGARLGATLAVLAARNGRCDPVRLVLWEPVIDGRRYARFLREQHVAAVDASFCIPDTAWRRSLESEPAALPEEALGASLSPALRAQLAALTPDALPLTALHDTLVLAPPEDEHTAQWAASQQSRHMPVRLAYFKHRLDWTSDPYPNSAMVPSDALNRLQGALHE
- a CDS encoding 4'-phosphopantetheinyl transferase family protein codes for the protein MGHLASALSIDAPVCRYVDLDSFTDLLPAQILSDEERARAAAFRFAADRQRFVASHIALRQALAEHAGLRAEALHFATGAFGKPSLSGCPRTRFSMSHSRSLALIAIGGRGPLGADVEQLRAVPDAPALAARHFTPRENEALAALPARERDQAFLTCWTRKEACLKAIGVGLLVPSDSFEVGITPDCRSIELPMAGRILWLVLGPAPSRMDSVGSLAEWRETNIRATAPRSLTEACA